In Rhodothermales bacterium, a genomic segment contains:
- a CDS encoding amidohydrolase family protein encodes MKITPAFRFLSAAALIFMIAAPPSLAQTHVIRAGHLIDVENGRILDNQEILVVDGKITQVGPSVQAPSDALVVDLSDQYVMPGLIDAHTHLALQEMDGSDIDDHGSYYYASLIEDTSMRVAQGTMLARSMLEAGFVWVRDTGNNGLYGDVTLRRAIEGGWIPGPNMVTAGRMIAPFGGQFQMNPEKPALGEPEYFYADSKEEIIRAVRENVHYGATFVKLIIDNQPYYYSVEDVKTAVDEAHAMGVGVMAHATSDEGIRNAVLGGVDSIEHGFSPSDETLQLMKDRGTYLVGTDFPASRVGDRRYQSNIDRNKRAYALGVPMAFGSDVVYYEEGRTRGEQTISFLFSYVDAELPNAHILRMATMHAADLLGANSGRIAAGRNADVIAMPANPLDDIAALYDVRFVMKDGHVYKQNGQFRWDIPTKLNNPRRKQPRGNMLRQN; translated from the coding sequence ATCCGAGCCGGCCATCTGATCGATGTGGAAAATGGGCGGATCCTGGACAACCAGGAAATCCTGGTGGTCGATGGCAAGATCACACAGGTCGGACCCTCGGTCCAGGCACCGTCCGATGCATTGGTCGTGGATCTGTCTGACCAGTACGTCATGCCAGGGCTGATCGATGCGCATACGCATCTGGCGCTGCAGGAAATGGACGGATCCGACATCGATGACCATGGCTCCTACTATTACGCATCCCTCATCGAGGACACGTCCATGCGTGTGGCACAGGGCACCATGCTGGCGCGATCCATGCTGGAGGCCGGCTTCGTCTGGGTCCGGGATACCGGCAACAACGGACTCTACGGTGATGTAACGCTGCGCCGTGCCATTGAAGGCGGCTGGATTCCCGGCCCGAACATGGTAACGGCCGGTCGCATGATTGCCCCTTTCGGCGGACAGTTCCAGATGAACCCTGAGAAACCGGCATTGGGTGAGCCGGAATACTTCTATGCCGATTCGAAGGAGGAAATCATCCGCGCGGTCCGGGAAAATGTGCATTACGGCGCCACGTTCGTGAAACTCATCATCGACAACCAACCCTACTATTATTCGGTCGAGGACGTCAAGACAGCCGTTGACGAAGCACATGCCATGGGCGTCGGCGTCATGGCCCATGCGACATCCGATGAAGGCATCCGGAATGCGGTTCTCGGCGGTGTGGACTCCATCGAACACGGATTCAGTCCGAGCGACGAAACCCTGCAATTGATGAAGGACCGCGGCACATACCTGGTCGGGACGGACTTTCCGGCATCACGGGTGGGCGATCGACGCTACCAATCGAACATCGACCGCAACAAGCGTGCGTATGCCCTGGGTGTGCCGATGGCCTTCGGATCTGACGTGGTTTACTATGAGGAAGGCCGTACCCGCGGCGAACAGACCATCAGCTTCCTGTTCAGCTACGTGGATGCGGAACTGCCGAATGCCCACATCCTGCGCATGGCCACCATGCATGCGGCAGATCTGCTCGGTGCCAACTCGGGTCGTATTGCGGCCGGTCGGAATGCCGACGTCATTGCCATGCCCGCCAACCCGCTGGACGACATTGCCGCCCTCTATGACGTCCGGTTCGTGATGAAAGACGGTCACGTGTACAAACAAAACGGGCAATTCCGTTGGGATATCCCGACGAAATTGAACAACCCCCGGCGCAAACAGCCACGAGGCAACATGCTGCGCCAGAACTGA